From the Quercus lobata isolate SW786 chromosome 6, ValleyOak3.0 Primary Assembly, whole genome shotgun sequence genome, one window contains:
- the LOC115994197 gene encoding uncharacterized protein LOC115994197, with translation MEEKEVRRGEMETKLLILTQPPCFISTPHRHRQPHPPKSSFPHHLSSPFRRSCTSVYYRRWDSNVETQVEEEEDEDEDEGSEFGFGGRWNKKKKKKRRWWSDDSSYSPETEEGPGGIFEEVIDSFWIFKVFTSYGWALPAIIASWLLATGPKAFLMALALPLGQSALSFAFDKLWGKTQSKTKRRSRMRRKPAASTASSVEMGAEEQGESQETRKGKVGYQSWIVGNDGSASNGGGDAPKFGGWDDLDRSRSAWRASRKTGGSRKTPTDNGKLSRKVRKSDTPLLLRLLIAVFPFLGSWTKILY, from the exons ATGGAGGAGAAGGAAGTAAGACGTGGCGAAATGGAGACCAAACTCCTCATCCTCACACAGCCACCCTGCTTCATCTCTACTCCTCATCGTCATCGACAACCTCATCCACCCAAATCCTCTTTTCCTCATCACCTTTCCTCTCCTTTTCGCCGCTCCTGCACCTCTGTCTACTACCGTCGCTGGGACTCCAACGTCGAAACtcaagttgaagaagaagaggatgaagatgaagacGAAGGCTCTGAATTTGGCTTCGGAGGTAGGtggaataagaagaagaagaagaaaaggcgtTGGTGGTCTGATGACTCTTCTTACTCACCGGAGACGGAGGAAGGTCCTGGTGGAATATTCGAGGAAGTCATTGATAGTTTCTGGATTTTTAAG GTGTTTACATCCTATGGCTGGGCACTTCCAGCAATTATTGCATCCTGGCTGCTAGCTACAGGCCCAAAAGCTTTTCTTATGGCATTGGCACTCCCCCTTGGACAGTCAGCTCTTTCTTTCGCATTTGATAAGTTGTGGGGAAAGACACAAAGCAAGACAAAACGCAGGTCCAGGATGAGGAGGAAACCAGCTGCCAGCACTGCAAGTAGTGTTGAAATGGGGGCAGAAGAACAAGGTGAAAGCCAGGAAACCAGAAAGGGAAAGGTGGGATACCAATCGTGGATAGTTGGCAATGATGGGTCAGCTTCTAATGGTGGTGGAGATGCACCAAAGTTCGGTGGTTGGGATGATCTAGATAGATCTCGATCTGCATGGAGAGCATCTCGAAAAACTGGTGGGTCACGAAAGACACCGACAGATAACGGAAAGTTGAGCCGCAAGGTTAGAAAAAGTGACACACCTCTGCTCTTGAGATTGTTGATTGCTGTTTTCCCATTTTTGGGTTCTTGGACCAAGATATTATACTGA